One Betaproteobacteria bacterium genomic window carries:
- the lpdA gene encoding dihydrolipoyl dehydrogenase, with protein MSNLIEVKVPDIGDFKNIPVIEILVKPGDKVEKEDSLITLESDKATMEVPSPVAGVVRELRIKPGDKLSEGSLILTLESAASIAPAQKAQMPAQKPEAPKSSPPPAAAVPARAPAATSSTPVIKGDIHAEVVVLGSGPGGYTAAFRAADLGKQTVLIERYPVLGGVCLNVGCIPSKALLHAARVVAEAEEMSHFGLSFGKPKIELDKLREWKSGVVEKSIRGLAGLAKQRKVTVVQGVGTFTSPHMIEVKSPDGVKKISFDHAIIAAGSQSAKIPGLPYDDPRLMNSTAALELKDIPKRLLVIGGGIIGLEMACVFDGLGAKVTVVEMLDGLIPGADRDLIRPLQKRIEKRYEGIYLKTKVTKLEPQKDGLKATFEGENAPAPQIYDRVLLAVGRRPNGKAIAAEGAGVSVNDRGFIAVDKQLRTNVPHIFAIGDIVGDPMLAHKASYEGKIAAEVIAGHKAAVDARTIPSVAYTDPEISWMGLTETQAKAQGVEIEKASFPWAASGRARAMARDEGLTKLILDKKTRRLLGAGIVGPNAGELIAETVLALEMGADAEDMALTIHSHPTLSETVMFAAEIAEGSITDLYMPKK; from the coding sequence ATGAGCAATCTGATCGAGGTCAAAGTCCCCGACATCGGCGATTTCAAGAACATTCCCGTGATCGAGATACTGGTCAAACCCGGCGACAAGGTCGAAAAGGAAGATTCGCTGATCACGCTGGAATCGGACAAGGCGACGATGGAAGTGCCGTCACCGGTAGCCGGCGTCGTCAGGGAGTTGAGGATCAAACCCGGCGACAAGTTGTCCGAAGGCAGCCTGATCCTCACGCTCGAAAGCGCTGCGTCCATCGCACCGGCGCAGAAAGCACAAATGCCGGCGCAAAAACCGGAAGCGCCGAAATCCTCACCCCCGCCTGCAGCCGCTGTACCCGCCAGGGCGCCTGCGGCTACATCCTCGACGCCAGTCATCAAGGGTGACATCCACGCCGAAGTCGTCGTTTTGGGCTCGGGACCCGGCGGTTATACGGCCGCATTTCGCGCCGCTGACCTCGGCAAGCAGACCGTACTGATCGAACGCTATCCGGTATTGGGCGGCGTGTGCCTCAACGTCGGCTGCATTCCGTCGAAGGCCTTGTTGCATGCGGCACGCGTCGTTGCTGAGGCCGAGGAAATGAGCCACTTCGGCCTGTCGTTCGGCAAGCCGAAAATAGAACTCGACAAGTTGCGCGAATGGAAAAGCGGCGTGGTAGAGAAATCGATTCGCGGACTTGCGGGATTGGCCAAGCAACGCAAGGTCACCGTGGTGCAAGGCGTCGGCACGTTTACGTCACCGCACATGATCGAGGTAAAGTCGCCAGATGGCGTCAAAAAAATTTCGTTCGATCACGCCATCATCGCCGCGGGTTCGCAATCGGCAAAGATTCCCGGATTGCCCTACGACGATCCGCGATTGATGAACTCCACGGCCGCGCTCGAGCTCAAGGACATTCCGAAGCGGTTGCTGGTGATCGGCGGCGGCATCATCGGCCTGGAGATGGCCTGTGTATTCGATGGACTCGGCGCGAAGGTCACTGTGGTGGAAATGCTCGACGGCCTGATTCCCGGCGCCGATCGTGACCTGATACGGCCGTTGCAGAAGCGCATCGAGAAGCGCTACGAAGGCATTTATCTCAAGACCAAGGTAACCAAACTCGAACCACAGAAGGACGGTCTGAAAGCGACGTTCGAAGGAGAGAATGCGCCGGCGCCCCAGATTTACGACCGCGTGCTGCTGGCGGTCGGCCGGCGTCCGAATGGTAAGGCCATCGCCGCGGAAGGCGCCGGCGTGAGCGTCAACGATCGCGGGTTCATTGCAGTGGACAAACAACTGCGCACCAACGTGCCGCATATCTTTGCAATCGGCGACATCGTCGGCGACCCGATGCTGGCGCACAAGGCCAGCTACGAAGGCAAGATCGCGGCGGAAGTCATCGCCGGGCATAAAGCCGCAGTCGACGCACGCACCATTCCGTCCGTGGCCTATACCGACCCCGAGATCTCATGGATGGGCCTGACCGAAACGCAGGCCAAGGCGCAAGGCGTCGAAATCGAGAAGGCGAGCTTCCCCTGGGCTGCGAGCGGCCGCGCGCGCGCAATGGCGCGTGACGAGGGCCTGACCAAACTGATCCTCGACAAGAAAACGCGCCGGCTGCTGGGCGCCGGCATCGTCGGCCCGAACGCCGGTGAACTGATTGCGGAAACGGTTCTCGCCCTGGAAATGGGAGCGGACGCGGAGGACATGGCGCTCACCATCCATTCGCATCCGACCTTGTCGGAGACGGTCATGTTCGCTGCCGAAATCGCCGAAGGCAGCATCACCGACCTGTACATGCCGAAGAAATAG
- a CDS encoding glutathione S-transferase: MLRIWGRINSVNVQKALWCCEEMNLPYERVDAGGSFGVVNTQQYRNLNPNGLVPTIEEDGFVLWESNAIVRYLSAKHSAGKLWPEDLNIRAEADKWMDWQNTTFWPNFRPLFWDLVRTPPDQRDTAAMEDSRLKTAEGLAYLDAHLKNRSYIVGETLTMGDIPMGCGIWRWMGLPIERTELPNLQRWFDNLSSRPAYKKLVMLPLT, encoded by the coding sequence ATGCTGAGGATCTGGGGGCGCATCAATTCCGTCAATGTGCAAAAGGCCTTGTGGTGCTGCGAGGAAATGAATCTCCCGTACGAGCGCGTCGACGCCGGCGGCAGCTTCGGCGTGGTGAATACGCAGCAGTATCGCAATCTCAATCCCAACGGCCTGGTGCCGACGATCGAGGAAGACGGCTTCGTGCTGTGGGAGTCGAACGCGATCGTGCGTTACCTCAGCGCCAAGCACAGCGCCGGCAAGCTCTGGCCCGAGGATCTCAATATCCGCGCCGAGGCCGACAAGTGGATGGACTGGCAGAACACGACGTTCTGGCCGAACTTTCGTCCGCTGTTCTGGGATCTGGTGCGCACACCACCCGATCAGCGTGACACAGCCGCCATGGAAGACTCCCGCCTGAAAACCGCCGAGGGGCTCGCCTACCTGGATGCACACCTGAAGAACCGCAGCTACATCGTCGGCGAAACCTTGACCATGGGCGACATTCCCATGGGGTGCGGGATCTGGCGCTGGATGGGATTGCCCATCGAACGCACGGAATTGCCCAACTTGCAGCGCTGGTTCGACAACCTGAGCAGCCGCCCGGCCTACAAGAAACTGGTGATGTTGCCGCTGACCTGA
- a CDS encoding amidohydrolase — translation MEFNILQHFKGLEELPKDPFNGNEVGTSLFLTGGMGPKISQKMDGYAKKAGVSRRNFITSSLGFSAAMLAANEVTGMKFFEVGEAEAADVGAKSEAIQVARASTDFIVDVHTHVCTRPGHYQLGVNTTERGMWFVQLLDDLGKAFGLPNGTRDMNVENYGKLILQESDTTVGIFNPFGFREHYGGQDMIPMEYQVGVRNNWPKSTLMLAGGLTPKQGLSVTLDRLTQYVEQYKISGLKLYTFDATAKKGWWFDDEKLAYPIWEKCRKLGIKNVGCHKGIPFGQFYARYAHAEDFDAVADDFLDLNFIAYHSAWPYHNELAALKTFKPQRKNLYCEVGSTFAATVTSRPLECAHVLGTLLRDLGPDYVLWGTDSLLWGNPQWQIEAFRKFQIPDQLVEGHGYPKITDEIRRKVFGENAARIWNINKQAAMQAKVEILANKTKLA, via the coding sequence ATGGAGTTCAATATCCTGCAGCACTTCAAGGGCCTTGAGGAGCTACCCAAGGACCCGTTCAACGGTAACGAAGTCGGCACCTCATTGTTCCTTACCGGGGGCATGGGTCCGAAGATCTCCCAGAAGATGGACGGCTACGCCAAGAAGGCGGGCGTATCGCGACGCAATTTCATCACGTCTTCCCTGGGTTTCTCGGCGGCGATGCTCGCTGCCAACGAAGTCACGGGAATGAAGTTCTTCGAAGTCGGCGAGGCCGAAGCTGCCGATGTCGGCGCCAAGAGCGAAGCCATCCAGGTCGCGCGCGCCAGCACCGACTTCATCGTCGACGTTCACACGCACGTCTGTACCCGCCCGGGCCACTATCAACTCGGCGTCAACACCACCGAGCGCGGCATGTGGTTCGTGCAGTTGCTCGACGACCTCGGCAAGGCCTTCGGCCTGCCCAACGGCACGCGCGACATGAACGTGGAGAACTACGGCAAGCTGATCCTGCAGGAAAGCGACACCACGGTCGGCATCTTCAACCCATTCGGCTTCCGCGAGCATTACGGCGGGCAGGACATGATCCCGATGGAGTACCAGGTCGGGGTGCGCAACAACTGGCCGAAGTCCACCCTGATGCTGGCCGGCGGGCTGACGCCGAAACAGGGCCTGAGCGTGACGCTGGATCGTCTGACGCAGTACGTCGAGCAGTACAAGATCTCGGGCCTGAAGCTCTACACCTTCGACGCGACCGCCAAGAAGGGCTGGTGGTTCGACGACGAGAAGCTCGCGTACCCGATCTGGGAGAAGTGCCGCAAGCTGGGCATCAAGAACGTCGGCTGCCACAAGGGCATCCCGTTCGGCCAGTTTTACGCACGCTATGCGCACGCGGAGGACTTCGACGCCGTGGCGGATGACTTCCTCGATCTGAACTTCATCGCCTATCACTCGGCCTGGCCATATCACAATGAACTGGCCGCGCTGAAGACCTTCAAGCCGCAGCGCAAGAACCTGTACTGCGAAGTCGGCTCGACGTTCGCCGCCACCGTGACCAGCCGGCCGCTGGAATGTGCGCATGTCCTCGGCACCCTGTTGCGCGATCTCGGTCCGGACTACGTGCTGTGGGGAACCGACTCACTGTTGTGGGGCAATCCGCAATGGCAGATCGAGGCGTTCCGCAAATTCCAGATCCCCGACCAACTGGTCGAGGGCCACGGTTATCCGAAGATCACCGACGAAATCCGTCGCAAAGTCTTCGGCGAGAATGCAGCTCGCATCTGGAACATCAATAAGCAGGCGGCGATGCAGGCGAAAGTCGAGATCCTGGCAAACAAGACCAAGCTGGCCTGA
- a CDS encoding glycine/betaine ABC transporter yields the protein MGNAVAVSATNAFGRMLFTAQPICIADPDFLPDIEKMNVTRRKLCAMLSALPLCGSVAHAQSRHVSLGHVDLSFYEVTASVIQIVLERLGYNVGVQKGSHAEIYPLLGKGEVELFVAAWLPNAHAPYWEQYKDSLEKVAMLFDDARLFWSVPDYVPASEVSSVADLRKPGVAARMQKEIRGTRPDSGLMIGSKKIMQEYRLEEAGYQLAPGKPVDWIANFEDNIAAQRWFVMPLWQPQYLNRVAKMRILEEPKQLLGGPDKVYLVAHKDFRARADKRTWNALQRISLSIKSVTELDYLVNVKKLTPQYAARNWMAAHPDTFNYWLQPDPEE from the coding sequence ATGGGCAATGCCGTCGCAGTATCCGCCACGAACGCCTTCGGTAGAATGCTGTTTACTGCGCAGCCAATCTGCATCGCCGACCCCGACTTCCTGCCTGATATCGAGAAAATGAATGTAACAAGACGAAAGCTCTGTGCCATGTTGTCCGCCCTGCCCTTGTGCGGATCCGTCGCCCACGCGCAGTCGCGCCACGTGTCGCTGGGTCATGTCGACCTTTCCTTCTACGAAGTCACCGCCAGCGTGATCCAGATCGTGCTCGAACGCCTCGGCTACAACGTCGGCGTGCAGAAGGGCAGCCACGCCGAGATCTATCCCCTGCTCGGCAAGGGCGAAGTGGAACTGTTCGTCGCCGCATGGCTGCCGAACGCGCACGCCCCGTACTGGGAGCAGTACAAGGACAGCCTGGAGAAAGTGGCCATGTTGTTCGACGATGCGCGGCTGTTCTGGTCGGTGCCGGACTACGTGCCCGCGTCCGAAGTCAGCAGCGTCGCTGATTTGCGCAAGCCCGGGGTGGCGGCAAGGATGCAGAAGGAGATTCGCGGCACGCGCCCGGATTCGGGCCTGATGATCGGTTCGAAGAAAATCATGCAAGAGTACCGCCTGGAAGAGGCCGGCTATCAACTCGCGCCCGGCAAGCCGGTGGACTGGATTGCCAATTTCGAAGACAACATCGCCGCGCAGCGCTGGTTCGTCATGCCGCTCTGGCAGCCGCAGTATCTCAATCGCGTCGCCAAGATGCGCATACTGGAAGAACCGAAGCAGCTGCTGGGCGGACCCGACAAGGTCTATCTCGTCGCCCATAAGGATTTTCGCGCCCGGGCCGACAAGCGCACCTGGAACGCGCTGCAGCGCATTTCGCTGTCGATCAAGTCCGTGACGGAACTGGACTACCTGGTGAACGTAAAGAAACTTACGCCGCAATATGCCGCGCGTAACTGGATGGCGGCTCACCCGGATACCTTCAATTACTGGCTGCAGCCCGATCCTGAAGAATGA
- a CDS encoding glutamate-5-semialdehyde dehydrogenase has product MDIQSYMHSIGRAARTASRAMAKAETGAKNDALMTMAQAVERDIARLLDANRKDVEAARAKGLEAVMVDRLTLTPKSVSAMAEGLRQIAQLSDPVGEISGMSYRPSGIQVGRMRVPLGVIGIIYEARPNVTADAAGLCLKSGNAAILRGGSEAIHSNQAVGACVHEGLKAAGLPETAVQVIETTDRAAVGELITMKDYVDIIVPRGGKGLIERISSESRIPVLKHLDGVCHVYIDDKADLDKAIRIADNAKTQRYGTCNTMETLLVHKDIAARVLPQLAKIYLDKGVELRGDDAARAIAARMNPAAQMSPATEEDWYTEYLAPILSIRIVDGVDHAIDHITVYGSQHTDAIVTEDITRARRFLREVDSASVMVNASTRFADGFEFGLGAEIGISTDKLHARGPVGLEGLTSLKFIVLGDGQIRQ; this is encoded by the coding sequence ATGGACATTCAGTCCTACATGCATTCGATCGGCAGAGCGGCGCGCACCGCATCGCGGGCCATGGCGAAAGCCGAGACCGGCGCGAAGAACGACGCGTTGATGACGATGGCGCAGGCCGTCGAGCGCGACATCGCGCGCTTGCTCGATGCCAACCGCAAGGATGTCGAAGCGGCGCGAGCGAAAGGCCTGGAGGCGGTGATGGTGGATCGCCTGACGCTGACGCCGAAGAGCGTGTCGGCGATGGCGGAAGGTCTGCGCCAGATCGCACAGTTGTCCGACCCGGTGGGCGAGATCAGTGGCATGAGCTACCGGCCCAGCGGGATCCAGGTCGGCAGAATGCGCGTGCCGCTGGGCGTGATCGGCATCATCTATGAAGCGCGTCCGAATGTGACGGCGGACGCCGCGGGGTTGTGCCTGAAGTCCGGCAATGCGGCGATACTGAGGGGCGGCTCCGAAGCGATTCACTCCAACCAGGCGGTCGGCGCCTGCGTGCATGAAGGCCTCAAGGCGGCGGGATTGCCCGAAACCGCCGTGCAAGTGATCGAGACCACCGATCGTGCGGCCGTCGGCGAACTGATCACGATGAAGGACTACGTCGACATCATCGTGCCGCGCGGCGGCAAGGGACTCATCGAGCGCATTTCCAGCGAGTCGCGTATCCCGGTGCTCAAGCACCTCGATGGCGTCTGCCACGTCTACATCGATGACAAGGCGGACCTGGACAAGGCGATCCGCATCGCCGACAACGCCAAGACCCAGCGCTACGGCACCTGCAACACCATGGAGACGCTGCTGGTGCACAAGGACATCGCTGCACGGGTGCTGCCGCAGCTGGCAAAGATCTACCTGGACAAGGGCGTCGAGTTGCGCGGCGACGACGCGGCAAGAGCCATTGCAGCACGAATGAACCCGGCCGCGCAGATGAGCCCCGCTACCGAAGAGGACTGGTACACGGAATATCTGGCGCCCATCCTCTCGATACGGATCGTCGACGGCGTCGACCACGCCATCGATCACATCACGGTTTACGGATCGCAGCACACCGATGCGATCGTCACCGAGGATATCACGCGCGCGCGCCGCTTCCTGCGTGAAGTGGATTCGGCTTCGGTCATGGTCAATGCGTCGACGCGTTTCGCCGACGGCTTCGAATTCGGTCTCGGCGCCGAGATCGGCATCTCCACGGACAAGCTGCACGCTCGCGGCCCGGTTGGCCTCGAAGGCCTGACGTCGCTCAAGTTCATCGTCCTCGGCGACGGCCAAATCCGCCAATAG
- the nudC gene encoding NAD(+) diphosphatase, with amino-acid sequence MVLATPDRFTALVTPPADRTGPALWFAFQGAQILVRRDTQSASVPSARDMRELGVSPKRSQYLGILGEQHCFACELEEGSTPPEGMQWSGLRALFGSIDDSLFALAGRAFQIVDWDRSHQFCGRCGTPTQIKNHERARECPSCGQVHYPRIAPAIMALVRRGREFLLARSPHFAPGMYSALAGFVEPGETLEQTLVREVREEVGIEVANVRYFASQPWPFPHSLMIAFNADYAGGEITPEPGEIEAADWFTLDRLPQALPGKISISRRLIDAALADLGASH; translated from the coding sequence ATGGTGCTGGCCACGCCCGACCGGTTTACCGCACTGGTCACGCCACCGGCCGACAGGACCGGGCCGGCGTTGTGGTTTGCGTTCCAGGGTGCGCAGATCCTGGTCCGGCGCGACACGCAAAGTGCCAGTGTTCCAAGCGCGCGCGATATGCGCGAACTCGGCGTATCGCCCAAGCGCAGCCAGTACCTCGGCATCCTCGGCGAACAGCATTGTTTCGCCTGCGAGCTCGAAGAAGGCAGCACGCCACCGGAGGGCATGCAATGGTCGGGGTTGCGCGCGTTGTTCGGTTCCATCGACGACTCGCTGTTCGCGTTGGCGGGCCGCGCATTCCAGATCGTGGACTGGGACCGTTCCCATCAGTTCTGTGGACGTTGCGGCACGCCCACGCAGATCAAGAACCACGAGCGGGCGCGCGAATGCCCGAGTTGCGGCCAGGTCCACTATCCCCGCATCGCGCCGGCCATCATGGCGCTGGTGAGGCGCGGGCGCGAATTTCTGCTGGCGCGTTCGCCGCATTTCGCACCCGGCATGTATAGCGCGCTCGCCGGATTCGTCGAACCGGGAGAGACGCTGGAGCAGACGCTGGTACGCGAGGTGCGCGAAGAAGTCGGCATCGAAGTCGCCAACGTGCGCTACTTCGCCAGCCAGCCGTGGCCGTTTCCGCACTCCCTGATGATCGCGTTCAACGCCGATTACGCGGGCGGTGAAATCACGCCGGAACCTGGTGAAATCGAGGCGGCGGACTGGTTCACGCTCGACCGGTTGCCGCAGGCATTGCCTGGCAAGATCAGCATATCGCGCCGCCTCATCGATGCCGCACTGGCGGATCTTGGCGCATCGCACTGA
- a CDS encoding winged helix-turn-helix transcriptional regulator, whose amino-acid sequence MGKSLESSKGSAWALFLTAHAVLVEKIEQQFSAAGMPPFGWYDVLWGLERAAGHRLRMHELAEMTVISRSNLTRLVDRLEAVGLVARERAEEDRRGAFAVLTAEGKAMRKKMWPVYSAAIKKYFEDHISEQDAEQMGKAMRRILSAARDEKSRV is encoded by the coding sequence ATGGGCAAATCTCTTGAAAGCAGCAAAGGCTCGGCGTGGGCGCTGTTCCTCACCGCCCACGCCGTGCTGGTCGAGAAAATAGAGCAGCAGTTCAGCGCCGCCGGCATGCCCCCGTTCGGCTGGTACGACGTGCTGTGGGGGCTGGAGCGCGCGGCCGGCCATCGTTTGCGCATGCATGAGCTGGCGGAGATGACGGTGATCTCGCGCAGCAATCTCACGCGGCTGGTCGATCGGTTGGAAGCCGTCGGGCTGGTTGCGCGCGAGCGGGCGGAGGAAGATCGACGCGGCGCCTTCGCCGTGCTGACTGCGGAAGGCAAGGCGATGCGAAAAAAGATGTGGCCGGTCTACTCGGCCGCCATCAAGAAATACTTCGAGGATCACATCAGCGAGCAGGATGCCGAACAGATGGGCAAGGCGATGCGCCGCATCCTCAGCGCCGCGCGAGACGAAAAGTCACGCGTCTAG